In the genome of Pseudomonas bubulae, one region contains:
- the mtgA gene encoding monofunctional biosynthetic peptidoglycan transglycosylase codes for MARSTGSAKSSMLRFLVHRFLKVLLWFAVGSALLVLVFRWVPLPGTALMVERKVESWLDGQPIDLQRSWRPWDEISDELKVAVMAGEDQKFPEHWGFDFGAIRAALIHNEQGGTLRGASTLSQQVSKNLFLWSGRSWLRKGLEAWFTALIEVLWPKQRILEVYLNSAEWDEGVFGAEAAAQHHFGVSAKNLTRQQASYLAAVLPSPLNWSASHPSTYVSRRAGWIRQQMSQLGGDSYLTTLNNSRKAPWAG; via the coding sequence ATGGCCCGCTCAACGGGTTCGGCCAAGTCATCCATGCTGCGTTTTCTTGTTCATCGCTTTCTCAAGGTCCTGCTCTGGTTCGCAGTGGGCAGCGCATTGCTGGTGCTGGTTTTTCGCTGGGTACCGCTTCCCGGCACGGCGCTGATGGTCGAACGCAAGGTCGAGTCATGGCTTGACGGCCAGCCGATTGACCTGCAGCGCAGTTGGCGGCCGTGGGATGAAATATCCGACGAACTGAAAGTTGCGGTCATGGCAGGTGAGGATCAGAAATTCCCCGAGCACTGGGGTTTTGACTTCGGGGCGATCAGGGCTGCGCTGATCCACAACGAACAAGGCGGAACGCTGCGCGGTGCCAGTACGCTGAGCCAGCAAGTGTCGAAGAACCTGTTTTTGTGGTCCGGTCGCAGCTGGCTGCGCAAAGGCCTGGAAGCCTGGTTTACCGCGTTGATCGAGGTGTTGTGGCCCAAGCAGCGGATTCTTGAGGTGTACCTCAATAGTGCGGAGTGGGATGAAGGCGTGTTCGGCGCCGAGGCCGCAGCGCAGCATCACTTTGGCGTGAGTGCCAAAAACCTTACGCGCCAGCAGGCCAGTTATCTGGCGGCCGTGCTGCCCAGCCCGCTGAACTGGAGTGCAAGCCACCCCAGCACCTATGTCAGCCGCCGCGCCGGGTGGATTCGTCAGCAGATGAGCCAGTTGGGGGGCGACAGCTATCTCACCACACTGAACAACTCACGCAAGGCGCCTTGGGCGGGCTAA
- a CDS encoding DUF423 domain-containing protein, giving the protein MLRVFLMLAAFFGFTGVALGAFAAHGLKGRLTEQYLAIFHTGVTYQLVHTLALFGVALLATHLPGRLVTWAGVCFAVGIVLFSGSLYVLTMTGISKLGIITPFGGLAFLAGWLCLGLAAWRLS; this is encoded by the coding sequence ATGCTGCGCGTTTTTTTGATGCTGGCCGCATTCTTCGGCTTTACCGGTGTTGCTTTGGGTGCTTTCGCGGCCCATGGCCTTAAAGGCCGCCTGACTGAACAGTATCTGGCTATTTTTCATACAGGCGTGACCTACCAGTTGGTCCACACCCTGGCCCTGTTTGGCGTGGCCTTGCTGGCCACTCATCTGCCCGGGCGCCTTGTGACCTGGGCAGGTGTCTGTTTTGCTGTCGGCATTGTGCTGTTTTCCGGCAGCTTGTATGTGCTGACCATGACCGGCATCAGCAAGCTGGGGATCATCACGCCCTTCGGCGGCCTGGCATTTCTGGCCGGCTGGCTGTGTTTGGGGCTGGCCGCCTGGCGCCTGAGCTGA
- the thiS gene encoding sulfur carrier protein ThiS: MLIQLNGESFELPDGETVADLLARQELTGRRVAVELNLDIVPRSQHAETVLKAGDQVEVVHAIGGG; encoded by the coding sequence ATGCTCATTCAGTTGAACGGTGAATCCTTTGAACTACCCGACGGCGAGACCGTCGCCGACTTGCTGGCCCGTCAGGAACTGACCGGCCGCAGGGTTGCGGTCGAGCTGAACCTGGACATTGTCCCGCGCAGCCAGCATGCCGAGACGGTACTCAAAGCCGGTGACCAGGTCGAAGTGGTGCATGCCATCGGTGGCGGCTAG
- a CDS encoding thiazole synthase has translation MSNVRSDKPFTLAGRTYQSRLLVGTGKYRDLEETRLAIEASGAEIVTVAVRRTNIGQNPGEPNLLDVLPPDRYTILPNTAGCYDAVEAVRTCRLARELLDGHKLVKLEVLADQKTLFPNVIETLKAAEILVKDGFDVMVYTSDDPIIARELEAMGCIAVMPLAGLIGTGLGICNPYNLRIILEEAKIPVLVDAGVGTASDATIAMEMGCEAVLMNSAIANAQHPIIMAEAMKHAIVAGRLAYLAGRMPKKLYASASSPLDGLIK, from the coding sequence ATGAGCAACGTTCGCAGCGACAAGCCTTTTACCCTGGCCGGCCGTACCTACCAGTCGCGCCTGCTGGTGGGCACCGGCAAGTACCGTGACCTTGAAGAAACCCGCCTGGCCATTGAAGCCTCGGGTGCCGAGATCGTCACCGTCGCCGTACGCCGCACCAACATCGGTCAGAACCCGGGCGAGCCGAACCTGCTCGATGTGTTGCCGCCGGATCGCTACACCATCCTGCCCAACACTGCAGGCTGCTATGACGCGGTTGAAGCCGTACGTACCTGCCGCCTGGCCCGTGAACTGCTCGATGGCCACAAGCTGGTCAAGCTTGAAGTGCTGGCCGACCAGAAAACCCTGTTCCCCAACGTGATCGAAACCCTCAAGGCCGCCGAGATTCTGGTCAAGGACGGTTTCGACGTAATGGTATACACCAGCGATGATCCGATCATTGCCCGCGAGCTGGAAGCCATGGGCTGTATTGCCGTGATGCCGCTGGCTGGCCTGATTGGCACCGGTCTGGGGATCTGCAATCCCTACAACCTGCGCATCATCCTTGAAGAAGCAAAAATTCCGGTACTGGTCGATGCGGGTGTGGGCACTGCCTCCGACGCGACCATCGCCATGGAAATGGGCTGCGAAGCGGTGCTGATGAACTCGGCCATCGCCAATGCCCAGCATCCGATCATCATGGCCGAAGCCATGAAACACGCCATTGTGGCGGGCCGCCTGGCGTACCTGGCCGGGCGCATGCCGAAAAAACTCTATGCCAGCGCCTCTTCGCCGCTGGATGGTCTGATCAAGTAA
- the trmB gene encoding tRNA (guanosine(46)-N7)-methyltransferase TrmB: MTELLDTPIPEEGDDRQHRRIKSFVMRAGRMTEGQQRGLDQGTPLYVLPLADAPVDFDQVFGRSAPRTLEIGFGMGHSLLEMAAASPEQDFIGVEVHRPGVGALLNGVLTQGLTNLRVYDCDAIEVLTRCVADNSLDRLLLFFPDPWHKSRHHKRRIVQASFAELVRSKLKVGGVLHMATDWEPYAEYMLEVMNVAPGYRNLAEDGKCVPRPPERPVTKFERRGERLGHGVWDLKFEKLA; this comes from the coding sequence ATGACTGAATTACTAGACACCCCAATCCCGGAAGAAGGCGACGATCGCCAACACCGTCGCATCAAGAGTTTTGTGATGCGCGCCGGGCGCATGACCGAAGGCCAGCAACGCGGCCTCGATCAAGGCACGCCGCTGTATGTACTGCCACTGGCTGACGCGCCGGTCGATTTCGACCAGGTGTTTGGTCGCTCTGCGCCGCGCACCCTGGAAATCGGTTTTGGCATGGGCCATTCCCTGCTGGAAATGGCAGCGGCTTCGCCTGAGCAGGACTTTATCGGCGTAGAGGTTCACCGTCCGGGTGTGGGCGCGCTGCTTAACGGCGTGTTGACCCAGGGCCTGACCAACTTGCGGGTATACGATTGCGATGCAATCGAAGTCCTGACCCGTTGCGTGGCAGACAACAGCCTTGATCGCCTGCTGCTGTTCTTCCCGGACCCTTGGCACAAGAGCCGTCACCACAAGCGCCGGATCGTGCAAGCGTCCTTCGCCGAACTGGTGCGCTCCAAGCTCAAGGTTGGCGGCGTGTTGCACATGGCTACCGACTGGGAACCCTATGCGGAATACATGCTGGAAGTGATGAACGTCGCCCCGGGTTACCGCAATCTGGCTGAAGACGGCAAGTGCGTGCCACGTCCGCCTGAGCGCCCGGTGACCAAGTTCGAACGCCGCGGCGAACGTCTTGGGCACGGCGTGTGGGATTTGAAGTTCGAAAAACTGGCTTAA
- a CDS encoding DUF3392 domain-containing protein, which produces MDLVLDLLANVSRWSRSHLSEIALALIGCVLVLFGADFKGWVEQRLGSIAGALRVPLMALLCLIGSGAALIYATPWVERGLSQFNNYSLAPVLLVVLVLIGVVADRR; this is translated from the coding sequence ATGGACTTGGTACTCGACCTGCTTGCCAACGTATCGCGCTGGAGCCGCAGTCACCTCTCGGAGATCGCTCTGGCCTTGATTGGCTGTGTACTGGTGCTGTTCGGTGCCGACTTCAAGGGCTGGGTCGAACAACGTCTGGGCAGCATTGCGGGCGCCCTGCGCGTGCCGCTGATGGCCCTGCTTTGCCTGATCGGCAGCGGTGCGGCCCTGATCTACGCCACGCCCTGGGTCGAACGCGGGTTGAGCCAGTTCAACAACTACAGCTTGGCACCGGTGCTGTTGGTGGTGCTGGTATTGATCGGGGTGGTGGCGGATCGGCGCTGA
- the hemW gene encoding radical SAM family heme chaperone HemW encodes MTHDTPPQPLYLGAAGFTQQAPRAPLSQLPPLSLYIHIPWCVRKCPYCDFNSHTASPVLPEEEYVDALLADLDQDLHAVYGRELSSIFFGGGTPSLFSAHALGRLLKGVEARIPFASDIEITLEANPGTFEQEKFVAYRKLGINRLSIGIQSFQQEKLQALGRIHNGDEAVRAASMARLAGFDNFNLDLMHGLPDQSLEDALSDLRQAIALKPTHLSWYQLTLEPNTVFWNQPPVLPEDDTLWDIQEAGQALLAEHGYTQYEVSAYAQPGRPARHNLNYWSFGDFIGIGAGAHGKLSHPDGRIVRTWKTRLPKDYLNPAKSFQAGEKALTAEELPFEFLMNALRLTDGVDSALYPQRTGLPLDSLSTGRKAAEQSGLLQVEPSRLAATARGQLFLNDLLQHFLT; translated from the coding sequence ATGACCCACGACACACCTCCACAGCCGCTCTATCTGGGCGCGGCTGGCTTTACCCAGCAGGCGCCGCGCGCGCCGCTGAGCCAATTGCCCCCTCTGTCGCTGTATATCCATATTCCGTGGTGCGTGCGCAAATGCCCGTATTGCGACTTCAACTCCCACACCGCCAGCCCGGTGCTGCCCGAAGAAGAATACGTCGACGCGCTGCTGGCCGACCTCGATCAGGACCTGCACGCTGTTTATGGTCGCGAGCTCAGCTCGATCTTCTTCGGCGGCGGCACACCGAGCCTGTTCAGCGCACACGCTCTGGGGCGCCTGCTAAAAGGCGTTGAAGCGCGCATCCCGTTTGCCAGTGATATCGAAATCACCCTGGAAGCCAACCCGGGCACATTCGAGCAGGAAAAGTTCGTGGCTTACCGCAAGCTGGGCATCAATCGCCTGTCGATCGGTATCCAGAGCTTCCAGCAAGAGAAGCTGCAGGCCCTGGGTCGCATCCACAACGGCGATGAAGCTGTGCGTGCAGCCTCAATGGCGCGACTGGCGGGCTTTGACAACTTCAACCTGGACCTGATGCACGGCTTGCCCGATCAGTCCCTGGAGGACGCCCTGAGCGACCTGCGCCAGGCTATTGCGCTCAAGCCGACGCATCTGTCGTGGTATCAGCTGACCCTGGAGCCCAACACGGTGTTCTGGAACCAGCCCCCCGTGCTGCCGGAAGACGACACCCTGTGGGACATTCAGGAAGCCGGTCAAGCGCTGCTCGCCGAGCACGGCTACACCCAGTACGAAGTGTCGGCCTACGCCCAGCCCGGCCGGCCGGCGCGGCACAATCTCAATTACTGGAGTTTCGGCGACTTTATCGGCATCGGCGCTGGCGCCCACGGCAAACTGAGCCATCCTGATGGCCGTATCGTGCGCACCTGGAAAACTCGTCTGCCAAAGGACTACCTGAATCCAGCGAAATCCTTTCAAGCAGGAGAGAAAGCTCTTACAGCAGAAGAGCTGCCATTTGAGTTTCTAATGAACGCCTTGCGCCTGACCGACGGCGTTGACTCGGCGCTCTATCCTCAGCGCACGGGGTTACCACTGGACAGCTTGAGCACTGGACGCAAAGCAGCCGAACAAAGTGGCTTATTGCAGGTCGAACCGTCACGCCTGGCGGCAACTGCCCGGGGCCAGCTGTTTCTCAATGACCTGTTGCAGCACTTTTTGACCTAA
- the rdgB gene encoding RdgB/HAM1 family non-canonical purine NTP pyrophosphatase produces the protein MMNLTQLVLASHNAGKLKELQAMLGESVQLRSIGEFSSVEPEETGLSFVENAILKARNAARLSGLPALADDSGLAVDFLGGAPGIYSARYADGKGDAANNAKLLDALKDVPEAERGAQFVCVLALVRHADDPLPIICEGLWHGRILPAASGEHGFGYDPLFWVPERNCSSAELSPTEKNQLSHRARAMVLLRQRLGLK, from the coding sequence ATGATGAACCTCACGCAACTGGTACTGGCTAGCCACAACGCCGGCAAACTCAAAGAACTTCAGGCCATGCTCGGCGAGTCGGTGCAGTTGCGCTCGATTGGAGAATTCAGCAGCGTTGAGCCGGAAGAAACCGGCTTGTCGTTTGTTGAGAACGCAATTCTTAAAGCCCGCAATGCCGCACGCCTCTCGGGCTTGCCGGCACTGGCCGACGACTCGGGGCTGGCCGTGGACTTTCTCGGCGGCGCGCCGGGCATTTATTCGGCACGTTATGCAGACGGCAAAGGCGACGCGGCCAACAACGCCAAGCTGCTCGACGCCCTCAAAGACGTGCCCGAGGCAGAGCGCGGTGCACAGTTTGTCTGCGTGCTGGCACTGGTACGCCACGCCGACGACCCGCTGCCGATCATCTGTGAAGGCCTGTGGCACGGGCGCATCCTGCCTGCAGCCAGCGGCGAACACGGTTTCGGCTATGACCCGCTGTTCTGGGTACCGGAGCGCAACTGCTCCAGCGCCGAACTCAGCCCCACGGAGAAAAACCAGCTGAGCCACCGTGCGCGCGCCATGGTTTTGCTGCGTCAGCGTTTGGGCCTGAAATGA
- a CDS encoding DUF4426 domain-containing protein — MGRIGLLLLSMCFGMQAFAGDGTSAQRQQTFGDTTVYYNAFPSTFLTPEIANEFEVTRSKTNAVLNITLNKGGKNIAANVQGTVRTGDAKPIPLTFRQVGKNGEINYLAQFPVAGPQTFTFKVDVKAGGATSETIQFSQMVAPIE, encoded by the coding sequence ATGGGTCGTATTGGATTACTACTGCTTTCGATGTGTTTTGGCATGCAGGCTTTTGCCGGTGACGGCACATCTGCCCAGCGTCAACAGACGTTTGGCGACACAACGGTGTATTACAACGCGTTCCCGTCGACTTTCCTGACGCCGGAAATCGCCAACGAATTTGAAGTCACCCGCAGCAAAACCAATGCGGTGCTCAACATCACCCTGAACAAGGGCGGCAAGAACATTGCCGCCAACGTTCAAGGCACGGTCCGGACGGGCGATGCCAAGCCGATACCCTTGACCTTCCGTCAGGTGGGCAAGAACGGCGAAATCAATTATCTGGCCCAGTTCCCGGTGGCCGGGCCGCAGACCTTCACCTTCAAAGTGGATGTGAAGGCAGGCGGCGCTACCTCTGAAACCATCCAATTTTCTCAAATGGTCGCTCCAATCGAATGA
- the metW gene encoding methionine biosynthesis protein MetW, producing the protein MRADLEIIQDWIPAGSRVLDLGCGDGELLSWLRDNKQVTGYGLENDPDNIAECVAKGINVIEQDLDKGLGNFASNSFDIVVMTQALQAVHYPDRILDEMLRVGRQCIITFPNFGHWRCRWYLASKGRMPVSEFLPYTWYNTPNIHFCTFEDFEALCREREAQVINRLAVDQQHRHGWASKIWPNLLGEIGIYRVSSPGLQDHQVAV; encoded by the coding sequence ATGAGAGCCGACCTGGAAATCATCCAAGACTGGATCCCCGCCGGCAGCCGCGTGCTCGACCTTGGTTGTGGTGATGGCGAACTGCTGAGCTGGCTGCGCGACAACAAGCAAGTCACCGGTTACGGCCTGGAAAACGACCCGGACAACATTGCCGAATGTGTGGCCAAGGGCATCAACGTCATCGAGCAGGACCTCGACAAGGGCCTGGGCAACTTCGCCAGCAACAGCTTTGATATCGTGGTCATGACCCAGGCGCTGCAAGCCGTGCACTACCCCGACCGGATCCTCGATGAAATGCTGCGCGTCGGTCGCCAGTGCATCATCACCTTTCCGAACTTCGGCCACTGGCGTTGCCGCTGGTACCTTGCCAGCAAGGGGCGGATGCCGGTCTCCGAATTCCTGCCTTACACCTGGTACAACACGCCGAACATTCACTTCTGCACTTTCGAAGACTTCGAGGCGCTGTGCCGCGAGCGCGAAGCACAAGTGATCAACCGCCTTGCCGTAGATCAACAACACCGACACGGGTGGGCGAGCAAGATATGGCCTAACCTGTTGGGCGAGATTGGCATTTATCGTGTCAGCAGTCCCGGCCTTCAGGATCATCAGGTCGCGGTCTAA
- a CDS encoding homoserine O-acetyltransferase yields MPAAFPPDSVGLVVPQTAHFNEPLALACGRSLPAYDLIYETYGQLNASASNAVLICHALSGHHHAAGYHSADDRKPGWWDSCIGPGKPIDTNKFFVVSLNNLGGCNGSTGPSSMNPETGRPFGAEFPVLTVEDWVHSQARLADRLGISQWAAVIGGSLGGMQALQWSISYPDRLRHCLAIASAPKLSAQNIAFNEVARQAILTDPEFHGGSFQEKGVIPKRGLMLARMVGHITYLSDDSMGEKFGRGLKNENLNYDFHSVEFQVESYLRYQGEEFSGRFDANTYLLMTKALDYFDPAANFDDDLAKTFAGAKARFCVMSFTTDWRFSPARSRELVDALMAAKKDVCYLEIDAPQGHDAFLIPIPRYLQAFSNYMNRIEL; encoded by the coding sequence ATGCCAGCTGCCTTTCCCCCCGATTCCGTTGGTCTGGTCGTGCCGCAAACAGCGCACTTCAACGAGCCCCTGGCGCTAGCCTGCGGTCGCTCACTGCCTGCCTATGATCTGATCTACGAAACCTACGGCCAGCTCAATGCCTCGGCCAGCAACGCCGTACTCATCTGTCACGCACTGTCAGGGCACCATCACGCGGCGGGCTACCACAGCGCCGATGATCGCAAGCCCGGCTGGTGGGACAGTTGCATCGGTCCCGGCAAGCCAATCGACACCAACAAGTTCTTCGTCGTCAGCCTCAACAACCTGGGCGGCTGCAACGGTTCTACCGGCCCAAGCAGCATGAACCCTGAAACCGGCCGGCCGTTTGGCGCCGAGTTCCCGGTGTTGACCGTTGAAGATTGGGTCCACAGTCAGGCCCGCCTGGCGGACCGGCTGGGCATCAGCCAATGGGCCGCCGTGATCGGCGGCAGCCTGGGTGGCATGCAGGCGCTGCAGTGGAGCATCAGTTACCCTGATCGCCTGCGCCATTGCCTGGCGATTGCCTCGGCGCCCAAATTGTCCGCGCAAAATATCGCGTTCAACGAAGTCGCTCGTCAGGCCATCCTTACCGACCCCGAGTTCCACGGCGGTTCGTTCCAGGAAAAAGGCGTGATTCCCAAGCGCGGCCTGATGCTGGCACGCATGGTCGGGCATATCACCTACCTCTCCGATGACTCGATGGGCGAAAAATTCGGCCGTGGCCTGAAGAACGAAAACCTCAACTACGACTTCCACAGCGTCGAGTTCCAGGTCGAGAGCTACCTGCGTTATCAGGGCGAAGAGTTCTCCGGGCGTTTCGACGCCAACACTTACCTGTTGATGACCAAGGCGCTGGACTACTTCGACCCGGCGGCCAACTTTGACGACGACCTGGCCAAAACTTTTGCCGGGGCCAAGGCACGCTTCTGCGTGATGTCGTTCACCACCGACTGGCGCTTCTCGCCGGCCCGCTCGCGGGAGCTGGTGGATGCATTGATGGCCGCGAAAAAAGACGTCTGCTACCTGGAAATCGACGCTCCGCAAGGCCATGACGCCTTTCTGATCCCGATTCCGCGCTACCTGCAAGCCTTCAGCAATTACATGAACCGCATAGAACTGTGA
- a CDS encoding DUF167 domain-containing protein has product MSYYRWDGEDLILDCHLQPKASSDEFAGLHGDRLKIRLTAPPVEGKANAHLMAFLAKAFGIAKSQVSLVSGELNRQKRVRLHAPKKLPDLPGLARP; this is encoded by the coding sequence ATGAGCTACTACCGTTGGGACGGCGAGGACCTGATTCTCGACTGTCACCTGCAACCCAAGGCCAGCAGCGACGAGTTCGCCGGCCTGCACGGTGACCGCCTGAAAATCCGTCTCACCGCCCCACCGGTAGAGGGCAAGGCCAACGCCCACCTGATGGCCTTTCTGGCCAAGGCGTTCGGCATAGCCAAAAGTCAGGTCAGCCTGGTGAGCGGCGAGCTTAACCGGCAGAAACGCGTGCGCTTGCATGCACCCAAAAAACTGCCGGACTTGCCGGGGCTGGCCAGGCCCTGA
- a CDS encoding YggT family protein: MSGLNGAAIFVIQTLGSLYLLIVLLRFILQLVRANFYNPLCQFIVKATQPLLKPLRRVIPSLFGLDMSSLVLAIIVQMVIFAVVLTLSYMSFNVFGLLLWAIIGVTALFLKVFFFAMIISVILSWVAPGSTSPGAELVNQITEPALAPFRRFLPSMGGLDISPILAFMVIQLIQSFVIPPLAMYVGMPVILFGLI; encoded by the coding sequence ATGTCCGGACTTAATGGCGCTGCCATTTTCGTGATTCAAACCCTGGGTAGCCTCTACCTGCTGATCGTACTGCTGCGGTTTATCCTGCAACTGGTGCGGGCGAACTTCTACAACCCGCTGTGCCAGTTCATCGTCAAGGCCACCCAGCCGCTGCTCAAGCCGCTGCGCCGGGTGATCCCGAGCCTGTTCGGCCTGGACATGTCATCGCTGGTACTGGCGATCATCGTGCAGATGGTGATCTTCGCCGTGGTCCTGACGCTCAGCTACATGTCGTTCAACGTCTTTGGCCTGCTGCTCTGGGCGATCATTGGCGTGACTGCGCTGTTTTTGAAAGTGTTCTTCTTCGCCATGATCATCAGCGTGATCCTGTCGTGGGTGGCACCCGGCAGCACCAGCCCTGGCGCTGAACTGGTCAACCAGATCACCGAACCTGCCCTGGCCCCGTTCCGCCGCTTCCTGCCAAGCATGGGCGGCCTGGATATCTCGCCCATCCTGGCGTTTATGGTGATCCAGCTGATCCAGAGCTTCGTGATCCCGCCATTGGCCATGTACGTCGGCATGCCGGTCATCTTGTTCGGCCTGATCTGA
- the proC gene encoding pyrroline-5-carboxylate reductase, translating to MSKMRIAFIGAGNMASSLIGGLLAKGLDAAQIRASDPGAETRAKVAAEHGIELFADNAQAIQDADVIVIAVKPQAMKAVCQDLRPHLKPHQLLVSIAAGITCASLLDWLGNQPLVRCMPNTPALLGKGVSGLFATADVTAEQRQQAEQLLSAVGIVVWVDSEAQIDAVTAVSGSGPAYFFLLIEAMTDAGVKLGLPRDVAKQLAEQTALGAAHMAVASDVDAAELRRRVTSPAGTTEAAIKSFQADGFAATVEKALSAAAHRSAEMAEQLGQ from the coding sequence ATGAGCAAAATGCGTATTGCCTTTATCGGCGCCGGCAACATGGCTTCCAGCTTGATCGGCGGCCTGTTAGCCAAAGGCCTGGATGCAGCACAGATCCGCGCCAGCGATCCGGGTGCCGAGACGCGGGCCAAAGTGGCCGCCGAGCATGGCATCGAACTGTTTGCCGATAACGCGCAAGCCATTCAGGACGCCGATGTGATCGTGATCGCGGTCAAGCCACAGGCCATGAAAGCCGTGTGCCAGGACCTGCGCCCGCACCTCAAGCCCCATCAATTGCTGGTATCCATTGCCGCCGGCATTACCTGCGCCAGCCTGCTTGACTGGCTGGGCAACCAGCCGCTGGTACGCTGCATGCCCAACACCCCGGCCCTGCTGGGCAAGGGCGTAAGTGGCCTGTTTGCCACCGCCGATGTTACCGCCGAGCAACGCCAGCAGGCTGAACAACTGCTAAGTGCCGTGGGCATTGTGGTGTGGGTGGACAGCGAAGCGCAGATCGATGCCGTGACTGCCGTGTCCGGCAGCGGCCCGGCGTACTTCTTCCTGTTGATCGAAGCCATGACCGATGCCGGCGTCAAGCTCGGCCTGCCCCGTGACGTGGCCAAGCAGCTTGCCGAGCAGACTGCACTGGGTGCCGCGCACATGGCCGTGGCCAGCGATGTCGATGCTGCCGAGCTGCGCCGCCGCGTGACCTCGCCTGCCGGTACTACTGAAGCAGCGATCAAGTCATTCCAGGCCGACGGCTTTGCCGCCACGGTCGAAAAAGCATTGAGTGCCGCCGCGCACCGCTCGGCCGAAATGGCCGAACAACTGGGTCAATAA
- a CDS encoding YggS family pyridoxal phosphate-dependent enzyme, with the protein MSTIAGNIARVEARIRAAALAVQRDVTSIHLLAVSKTKPAGALREAHAAGIRDFGENYLQEARAKQLELADLPLCWHFIGPIQSNKTRDIAEHFAWVHSVDRLKIAQRLSEQRPANLPPLNICIQVNVSGEASKSGCTPADLPALAAAISALPRLKLRGLMAIPEPTEDRAEQDAAFATVRTLQESLDMGLDTLSMGMSHDLESAIAQGATWVRIGTALFGARDYGQA; encoded by the coding sequence ATGTCCACGATAGCAGGCAACATTGCCCGGGTTGAGGCGCGCATCCGTGCAGCCGCACTGGCTGTGCAACGTGATGTAACGAGCATTCATCTACTCGCTGTCAGCAAGACCAAACCTGCTGGCGCGCTGCGTGAAGCCCATGCCGCGGGCATTCGCGACTTTGGCGAAAACTACCTGCAGGAAGCCCGCGCCAAACAGCTCGAATTAGCCGACCTGCCCTTGTGTTGGCACTTCATCGGCCCCATTCAATCGAACAAGACGCGCGACATCGCCGAGCATTTTGCGTGGGTGCATTCCGTTGACCGGCTCAAAATTGCCCAGCGCCTGTCTGAACAGCGCCCGGCAAACCTGCCGCCGCTCAATATCTGCATTCAGGTCAATGTCAGCGGTGAGGCCAGCAAGTCGGGCTGTACCCCGGCAGACCTTCCTGCGCTGGCGGCCGCCATCAGCGCCCTGCCACGCTTGAAACTGCGCGGCCTGATGGCGATACCCGAGCCCACGGAGGACCGCGCCGAGCAGGACGCAGCCTTTGCGACAGTACGCACATTGCAAGAAAGCCTGGACATGGGCCTTGATACGCTTTCAATGGGCATGAGCCATGACCTGGAGTCTGCGATTGCCCAAGGCGCCACCTGGGTACGCATCGGCACGGCATTATTTGGCGCCCGCGACTACGGCCAGGCCTGA
- a CDS encoding C40 family peptidase — translation MRPIFKTWLTICLLLPLAAHATNREQHLPSGFTGYTAKSSASAPYVASTSKTVARPASSKAHRKAPGKIAAASLAAANKQSSTVLSRAVNVLGTPYRWGGSSPSKGFDCSGLVKYAFNDVAAVDLPRTSSEMASGHGQKVERKDLKPGDLLFFNIKSRKVNHVAIYLGNDRFIHAPRRGKSVTIDTLQKPYWQNHYVVAKRVLPKEKGALQVVQR, via the coding sequence ATGCGTCCTATATTCAAGACATGGCTAACCATTTGCCTATTATTGCCACTGGCCGCCCACGCCACCAATCGTGAGCAACACCTTCCTTCGGGCTTCACCGGCTACACCGCAAAGTCATCTGCGAGTGCGCCTTATGTTGCCTCTACCAGCAAGACCGTAGCACGTCCTGCCTCCAGTAAAGCCCACCGCAAGGCCCCGGGCAAAATTGCGGCCGCTTCCCTGGCCGCCGCCAACAAGCAGAGCAGCACGGTGCTGAGCCGCGCCGTCAACGTGCTGGGCACCCCTTATCGTTGGGGCGGCAGCAGCCCAAGTAAAGGGTTCGACTGCAGCGGGCTGGTCAAATACGCCTTTAATGACGTGGCCGCCGTTGATTTGCCACGCACCTCCAGCGAAATGGCCAGCGGCCATGGCCAAAAGGTCGAGCGCAAGGACTTGAAGCCTGGCGACTTGCTGTTTTTCAACATCAAGAGCCGCAAGGTCAACCACGTTGCCATCTACCTGGGCAACGACCGCTTTATCCACGCTCCGCGTCGCGGCAAGTCGGTGACTATCGACACGCTGCAAAAGCCTTACTGGCAGAACCACTATGTGGTTGCCAAGCGTGTGCTGCCTAAAGAGAAAGGCGCGCTGCAGGTTGTGCAACGCTAA